The window ATCGCGTCCTTTCTCAGGGAAGTTCATGAAGAAGCAAATCAAGCAAGGGAGAAAGTGTCCGAGCTCAAAATGCGCAGACAAGAGCAGGCTGCTGCTCGTAGAGAGAAACTAAAGCAGGCCTACTTGCGGAAGCAGTTTGAGAAATTGAAAGCATCCAAAGTTCAACCTGAGTGAAAGGTGACTGTCCTatattttccttctttttccTCCTTATCATAGTTATAAATTTATAGGTAATGCTTTTTTAACATGTTCTTTTTTGTATGTATCTGTAATAAAATCCATGGCTTTGATTTTGATCAAATGTTTGTTTCCTATGAAAACAGATGTTCATTTTCGCCAAGAAGCTTCCAAGGTGATGCGAAACTGCATCAGATGTTGACCGGCCTCACTGCCTGATCTGCGAGCAAGTTGAACTTTGTGATCTGATTGATGGTCAGATTGGAGAAAAATGAGATAACCAACCATCCAGTAGAATCTAACCTCGAACAAAGCCATCGGGGGAGAGGTACTAAGAAATTACCTGATGAAAGCTTTGGTATGTGAATTATCGGAAACTCTACTGTTTCAAGATAGAATAGTGGTCGATATCTGCTTCTTTGGGTTTATCTCAGCCGGAAGAACGGAGCTATTTACATCTCTCAGTCGTAGACATCGTTAATTGGCttgtttatatgtatatatatgactCTGATTTAGTGTATATGAGCATATACACTATAGTCGATTTGTAGACCAATTGCTTTTCGTTGAAAATTTATTGTTATTGGGAAACACAATGCCTTTTTTAGTTTCGGTAAACCGCAAACCACATTATTCTTGCTACCCCCCTACTTCATCTTCCCGGCCACATGCTCTCTATGAGGTACCTTGTATTCTGAATTAATTTTACTGGATATCGTAGATTTAATTATCCGTTAAAAGTTAAAAGACGCAAAACATGGGATCTAATGCAAGTTAAAGATCCTTATAATCACACACAAAACCAGTCCTAACAAGGGTAACAACAATAAACAAAGGAGAAACATCTTCTTCTTCAAGCGTAAGCATCAGGGTTCTGAACTAGGTTAGCCTCCACGGCCTTGTAAACTACCAACAACTTCTCCTTTCCCGTTTTTATGTCATCCTCTCTTTAAGTGAAAATTCGCTCTTCGTGTGATACGTGCTGGTCACCGCAGACAATGTACCACCATCCAGTGTCTCTTCtaatttgattttttgtgtgattttctgGAGTGAATCTGTCAAGGTATCGCCCTCAATCACCATGTAGTTGTAAGTATAGGTCTCTTCGTTCAGCTCGTCGATCCTATACTCCTAACATTTTAAGATGGGCTTCTATCCTCGGTTTCGTTTgtgatgatttattattttgttcATTGAAATTTCTATCATTTTGAGACATAATTATCCAATATCTTTAAATAGAATCCTTAAATTACTATTATTTGATTTAGAATGATGCACAACCTAAAATATAAGTTAACATAGACCAGTTTTAAGGTTTTAGTTTTTGTTATTTGTTTTGTGAAAGAATAATAATCCGTAAATAACAGATTTTTTGGttgaatatataaatactttaggATTTGAAATAAATGAGAATTTGTGTAAGCGTAATATtggactgaaatttttttatgattgaaaattttttgTATGTTTCAAAAGGAGAGAgctgaaaatttatttaagtatgAGTTTAGTTCATTTACAgagaaaatatgtctaaatataTGGAAAATCTTAGATAACCAAATAAGAAACGTCACAagttttatttcaaattacaaaaattagtTACTAAGAACAATGATATGTTGTCAATGGTGGTGAAAGATGTGGAGAAATAAAGTGAGActaaaaaaataagagaaaataaaatGGAGTAATATTCGAAGtgtgaatgactcaaataaacaaaataagaacctcataagaaaaaaaaacaaagcaagtatcaaaaaaattaattaacatcaAATCCGATGATGAAAAAGAAATACGAAATTTAGATATGATGATAAGATTGATGAATTTAATCGAACAAAGaagcatgaaaaataaataaataaatatgaaaaatatattgaatgattcaaaaatcaaacatgaaaagattaaataaattaaatcatgattGTTTGAAATGATAGAATCATAtttgttattaaataatttgtgaaaaaattacGTGTCTACGTTGATTTACAAATTTACGATTAATATTCGTAATGTTCTCAAGTTAGttaatcaaaacataaaacacatCTAAATTCAAAATAGTAATGCTTATTTGTAAATTTAATGATTGTCCAGTAAAATCCATACGTGATTACGTGATTTTGATGGGCACTCTTTCCGAAACATGCATGGATCGTTCACGATTTGAAAAATCCAAAATGAAGAATCTCTCGAGACATCCTATGTATATAACAACGTTTGAATggctaattattataattattcattattGTTAAAAACAATGAAGCATGCAGTCATTCTAACTCGAATTCACCCAAAAAACAACGGGCAGCATCCTGTTAGCCACAGCAAAGATTCATATATAGTACAGAAGACTCCGCGCAAACAAATTGGCCAAGCAGCAGAATATTTTGAACAGTGAAGACTTCAATTAATCTATAAATACCATTCTTCCCCCTGCTGATTTTCAGTGAGCAGAAACAGGTTTTCTCAGGTTTAGTTATCGATTGAATCCTGATTAACTAAACAAAGCATGGCAATCACAACGTTCATCGACGAGCACGTTTCTCCGATCCACCCTTCAAGAATCTTTAAAGCCTCGATAGTAGATTCCCACAACTTGATCCCAAAACTAATGCCACAAGCCATCAAAAGTGTCGACATTCTTGAAGGCAGTGGAGGCGCCGGAAGTATCAAACAGATCAATTTTGCTCAAGGTGGGAACTTCAAATTTGTCAAATACCGAGTGGATGAGCTAAACGAAGAGTCCTTGGTATACAGGTATACGTTGATTGAAGGCGATGCATTGATCGAGAAACTCGAAAAGATTACGTATGAGGTGAAGCTTGAGCAAACTGAAGATGGCGGTTCGGTATCTAAGGTGACTAGTAAGTACTACACGGTGGGCGATTTTGTCCTGAAAGAAGACGAAGTGAAGGCAGGGAAAGAAAGGGTTTTGGGAATGTATAAGGCCGTGGAAGCTTTCCTGCTTCAGAACCCTGATGCTTATGCTTACTAATCATTTCTTGGTGTTTCCTGGTTCACTGCATATGTTGTCTGAATACGTTTCCTTAATTTACACGGCTCATTTCTGGTTTATGTTTGTATTATCTTTGATCTGTTTCTTTGTTTACAAGTTGTTGTCCATGGGAATTTCGTAGGTGAAAATAAACGAAATTTGcaataaatatgatttaatccGCTCTTTCTTGTTCA of the Primulina huaijiensis isolate GDHJ02 chromosome 1, ASM1229523v2, whole genome shotgun sequence genome contains:
- the LOC140972430 gene encoding major allergen Pru ar 1-like, with product MAITTFIDEHVSPIHPSRIFKASIVDSHNLIPKLMPQAIKSVDILEGSGGAGSIKQINFAQGGNFKFVKYRVDELNEESLVYRYTLIEGDALIEKLEKITYEVKLEQTEDGGSVSKVTSKYYTVGDFVLKEDEVKAGKERVLGMYKAVEAFLLQNPDAYAY